Within the Glycine max cultivar Williams 82 chromosome 12, Glycine_max_v4.0, whole genome shotgun sequence genome, the region TGAAAATAATGAGATAAAAGGTGGAAGGCCTGGTCCATACATGGTAAAGCTCATTTTGTGTCTCCAAGATAACTGATTACCTGTTTTTGTTTCACATTTTactttcataatattttaaatagatgtcTGTCACAGTGGATAAATTCTTTAGCTAAAACCATGTGCATGTTGGTACTACCACTTTTATTCATCTTTACTTTCGATGCATGTATTATTTAAGTTGTCCATACAATCTTTTACAGCAACCTCCTCCCTGGACGAGCCAGAACCAGAACCAGAGGGCTCCACTTGACGTCAATGTTGGTAAGCcccatttgaatttaatttggaacatagttttttttaagcaaTACAGCTTTGCAGTAATTACGTGTAAATTACTTTAGCTTATGTGGAAGGGCGGGATGCTGCGGAAAGAGGAGCCTCTAATCAACCTCTGACACAGGTAAGCAACATGGTGAGGTCTTTCAGAAAAATGATCTGTTTTCAAATTTGAAGACCTCCTGGTGGAGTTTCTTTCATGAAGTCAGAGAATGTTACTTCTTTCTCCCTGTAACGTTTTTATCAGtaatttttgtcttgaattgACTGGAAAAGAGAGAACATGGAACCCACATAACATTTACATATTATTGGTGTTTGAAAAACATGCAGGACTTCTTCATGTCCTCGGGGAAGCGGAAACGTGATGAAATTGCTTCTCAATATAATGCTGGTGGATATATACCTCAGCAAGATGGAGCTGGAGATGCTGATTCtcaaatttttgaaattgaagTATGGCATTTCTTCATATTGCCAACATTAAATTGATATCTTGTAGATTTATATCAGCTTGGTGCTtgcatattatattaaattgatattttgtaaatttatatCAGCTTAGTGCTTGCATATTATTTGATGTAGTTTTgtaatgatattaattataaaatattttcatctcTGTGACCACTTCTGAAAAAAAGATGGGCTTTTATTTAACCTTTTAATGAACTTATGATACATTGTTCCATGAACTTTAGTGTTTAGAgctctttttttattatcagcTGTTGTATGAATAACTTCCATATGACAGTATATTAGACTGCGCTTCTCAACTGTTGTATGAATAGCTTTCATTTGAAAGTATATAAGACTGTGTTTCTCAACTGTTGTGAACATTACAGTCCTCTGGTTTCTTTTGGAGCCAATTGTTGGACATTATTCTTTTTGGGATCCTGCTTTACATATATGCATgcatttatttgtcttttaatttattgatttcttGGTTGATTGAAAAGTTTTAGTTGCTGAGTATAAATCTTTCAGGTGTATGGAGGGGGCATCTCCATTGATGCAGGTCACTCTACTTCTAATGGAAAAATGCCAGCACATTCAGACAGGCCAGCTTCTCAGATTCCTCAATTTGATGGACCAATTCCTTACGATGATGATGTGGTTTCTACTCCAAATGTGAGTAGTGAATTTTTTCCTCCTTGCACTCTACAAGATTATATTGAAATactttcccttttgttcttttccaAGGCTTATAGATATATGCTTTTGTACATTTTCACTTttcccttttgttttttgtttcctattttCCATCTACTTCTAATATTTTGGGTAAAAGTGTATTCAACCCTTCATTGTTGGGTCTCTAGTACATAGACAGCTCAGCTTTCACCTTTGGTAATTAGTAATCTGCTTGCATATTAAAAAATGCTTCAATTTGCacgtctttttcttctttcatttgtcAATATGAATATAAACTACAAAACAACCCATTCTTACCCTAAAAATGTTCAATTATCAATGCTTCCATTGATtgcttattttaaatattcattcttagaatccattttttttataaaaattagtcaCGTTTTTGAGTAGAAATTAGTTCCAATGtattaatactttttaataattgacAAAATTATAAGTCAAGGCCCTTCTGTACATTTCTGGGTCTAAAAGTGGCTCCTTCTAATTTGGCAAAAATTTGACATGTTAGTAAGAGAATCTGCCCAATTTGCATCTGCATCCCACAATTTTTAGTATGACCTTTGTCTTCATGCAGGAGACCTTTTCTTGGAGTgtctttaatatatttcaaaatgtaAAATACAGCATAACAATGCCCTTTGTAGGGAAACTTAAGAAATTGACTTACCAAACTAactgtaaaataaatatttggacAAGTGACAGTGAGATAATTTAGTTTCCTAACCAGCCTTCTGAACCTCTCTCGGTGTCTGGGTCTAAAAGTGGCTCCTAACTTGCAAAAGTTTGACATTGGTATCCGTAGGAGTGTCAATAGGCTTGACATTCATCAACTATGTTTCATCTAAAATGTCATTGCACACTCCCTTTTAGTTTATACACAACTCGTCACACGTATCGTATTTATTGCATTCCAATCTTactgtttttattttacttgcaTGCAGATGTACAATTATGGAGTGTTCAATGAAGACTACAACATTGCAAATACACCAGCTTCTTCTGGTAAATTGAGAGCGTAgatatacttatattatgtATAGGGTCTTGCACATTTATCTATATCACAAATGTTTCTGATGCATCTTTCCACCCTATTTATTAGATGTACCAGCAAGTACCCCTGCTCCTGTTGCTCAAAATGAggttgatgaagaagatgatgatgatgatgagcccctaaatgaaaatgatgatgatgatgatttggaTGATTTGGATCAGGGAGAGGATCAAAATACACACCATCTTGTTTTGGCCCAGTTTGACAAGGTAGCAACGTTGCTCTTCCACTTTCTCTAACTCAAATGTGCTATACCAATAACCAATGTGATGTTGCTGTATGTTTAATGAATGGTTCATGGTtggagaataatttttttgagatGTCTTACAACTAACTTTAGGTGACGCGTACCAAGAGTAGATGGAAGTGCACCCTAAAGGATGGTATCATGCATATAAATAATAAGGACATTCTCTTCAATAAGGTTTGCTAGTTGTGAAGTGGAACTATGATAGGCACTTTTCTGTTCAGTTCAGCTTATCAAATTTTTCTGATGGCTGAAACTATGCTCTTCTGCAGGCAACTGGAGAATTTGAATTCTGATTTTGTCGGGGATTGGTCTTGCCATTTTTGTGGCAGTGCTTTGGTGAATTACAGGTGCCATTGAGTATTTTGTAATCTTTCtttgattataattattaaattaaagctGGAGGAGGAAGAGAAAAGTCCGTAATACTTTCGTCACTGTTATATTGATGTGGGCCTGTTGTACATAAAGGATGAGCAAATTTTGGCCTTTTTACATGGATAGGTACTCTGAGGCATTTCCTGAAGTTTGCCATTTGTCAAGTTGGATATGTATGTCTATTAGCTCTGCATACTTGGACAGTTTAAACTGCAGTGACTGTCGTGGTTAGTTTTTAGCCGTCATAAAGAACAACGATAATGTCTAGTGTGTTTTTCTTGGTTCCAACATGATCTCTGAACTTTAGTccaaaaagtgaaagaaaacatgaaaatttCGGGAATATGTTTTCTACAACAGCAACGTTCGTCATTTCTTGTGTTTTTTTGGACAAAACTTAAAACATGGTTTTTAAGGTCAGATGGCAATTGTAGTGTTATCTTGGAAACCAGTGCCGACATTTATTGTACAGGTTACTGTGTTGGAGAACAATCTAAAGACATGAACctaatttttttgtcttgtgTTTTCTAGATTAATAGCTTGTttccatttccttttttttggtcGATGAACGGTACGAAACCCTAGAATCAATGGATACAGCATGTTGACTGGTCGAGAAAAGGAACTTTCATTGCCAAGTGAATTTATGATGAAacatttaataatttgtttgtaATACAATAAATGTCTTTTATAATCTATTTTCTAAAGGCACTCGTTAAGATTTAAGGCTTCAATCATGTAAGTTTttgattgataaaaaagaagaatttacTTCAAtccatattattttaaatatcatagTTGCTATAACACGTGCCGAATTAGATGACCTGCCTTGGTAATATCTTGGTGTGGTTATCTTTGCACAACCCCGATGGATGTGCATTTGTGTTTCCTATGCTATATATATGATCATGTTTGGAATTCCGTTCCAAACCTTTCAAATTTCTGTTCAAAGCAAAAGTAAAGGAGTGTCTTTTGAAACGTTCGTTCAAGCTTCATCTACCGAAAAAGCAATCATGAACACAGTACTGAGTTGAGAGCACTGGTGGCAGTTATCTGCTAATGCCATTCTTTTAGCGGGAACGGATTTTAATTAGTATCTAATttagaatataatttaatatattaaaattttaaaaggctagatttatttgaaagaaatttatttaaattgacgGAAGTAGTTTGTggttttttatacatttttttttgtttatttcaataatttttatggAGAATAATTTACTCAATGCAGTAAAAACAGATTAAAGGCAAACTAAGGACGTAtaagtaatttaatattttttatgattagttataaaattaattagtttaaataattaaacataataattgatgttaaaactcaaaaccatttttttacGTAATATACGATTCATTTCAATCAAAGACTTATTTCTTTTCTCCTTATTTACTCCTATATTGTAAAGGATTTGGTGACTGAGATTTTCACTTTTATTGTTCTCTTAATTAGATAATTTAACCATTTCTTTTATTCTGTGAGGTATCACTttcataattaacaaaaaaatttatctttcaaTCATATCCCCCTACCATTTACTAATCTTCTCATCTTCTCAGTTACTTAGCCCATTCAacctacttttttatttatttgtaaattaaatttgaataattatcaatacttaaaaataatcttatatcataatttaaattattcatataattttttgctaattaataaaattattcctataatcaaatctaaaaatataatttcaattataatagaattttacatatttaaaagtatttatttattataaaatttaattatatataaaaaacaaatatttatccaATGTTGTTTTTAAAGATGAAAGTAGTTGTACCCATCCCAGAAAATTACTACATTATACACTGCAACTGACCACGTAATAATTGTAGACATGTCtgttttcttgaatttcttcGTCAATTTAGAACACAACCTTCCAAATTCAATAATTACAGTTGACAAATATCTTGGGTAATCTGATCGTGCTCCATACATCACACAAGGAAAGGGGATCATTACTTTTCAACATTTACAAACAGATAACAAAGCTACGATGATTCCACATTCCTGATTCCACTCACAATTcacagttcatagttcataGTCCATATTCATACACCGTTTCTTTGTTCTCGCTGCCTAGCATGGCATCAACTTCTCTCTTCAACTTCAGACTCCCTCTGTTCAACTTCAACCCACTGCACCATCGACGGATAAAGAGGCCAAAATCTCTGCTCTCCTCTCCTCGCAACAGTCCACGCCTCGTTTCTTCCATTAACGACCATTTGGCGCTCACACGTGTCACATATCCGCTTCTCCAATCTCACTCTGCTCCGAAGCGCAGATTCCACGTGaggcccccccccccccccaaaaaaaaaaaataaaaactcatcaaagtttgatgctttttttttgttgttgtctaATTTGGCTAAATAATCATATGGGCAGGTTGGTGTACAGAAAGAGTATTCTGATGGGGAAAGCTCTGAGTCGATTGTTTCTGACGCTACATACCAAGAGGAATTTTCCTGGTCTTCTGTAGTTCTTCCGTACGTTTCTGTCACTGTTCCTTCATATGAGAAGAGTAATGTTTTTGGAGGGAAAAGTGAAAATTTTGTTACTTTATTATGAATGCGTGGAAGAGAAAAGCATCAAAGTATAATGATCAACCATTGCTAATTTTAGAATGTATAATAATCTTCTGCTTGTTTTCTGTTCCAATTAATCAGTatgttatttcaaaatttaggtTTCTATTCCCCGCATTGGGTGGCTTGTTATTTGGTTATGATATTGGTGCCACCTCTGGCGCTACAATCTCACTgcaggtaaatttttttttaatgtcttttAGTTGCATTTTGTTCTGTTTCTTTTGTTAGTGCagtaacaaaatattaatttttaattttgttgatttgaaTTCACAGTCACCTGAGCTTAGCGGTATATCATGGTTCAATCTTTCTGCCATTCAGCTTGGACTAGTGGTATGACTTCGGAATCATAGTTGAAAACTTAATGCAATTTCATGGAAAATTTATTGTCATCAGCACATTAGAATCTAACTGCTGACATGAAACATAGGTTAGTGGTTCCCTATACGGGGCTCTTCTTGGCTCGCTTGTTGCATTTGCGATAGCTGATTTCCTTGGTAAGTGTTTTGATTACTTATATTATGTAGAAACTGAAGCTTCTTtagattgtttttttattaaatctatTAAGTTGGTTAAAACACTAGGGAGGAAGAAACAACTCATTACTGCAGCACTGTTGTATTTGTTTGGTGGTGTGATTACTGCCTATGCACCAGAACTTGGTGTTCTCTTAGCAGGAAGGCTGATTTATGGACTTGGTATAGGTTTGGTAGGCTACTTTGACCAGTAACATTTTATGCAATGTGGATGATTCTTGCACCATCTTACAAGTGAATTGAATTACAGGCCATGCATGGGGCTCCTTTATATATTGCGGAGACTTGCCCATCACAAATCCGTGGGACATTAGTATCATTAAAAGAACTCTTCATTGTCCTTGGGATTCTGGTATTGCATTGTCTTTTATGTGTCTTTTACCAACTAAAGAATTTACTGATGTGGGGACTGACCTTTTATGTTATGCAGCTTGGTTATTTTGTGGGAAGCTTTCTGATTGAGACAGTTGGAGGATGGCGGTTCATGTACGGATTTAGTGCTCCAGTTGCTGTATTAATGGGGCTTGGAATGTGGACTCTCCCCAATTCTCCACGGTGGTTGCTTCTCAGAGCAGTGCAAGGAAAAGGTTCTTTTCAAGATTTGAAGGAACAGGCAATTGCTTCCCTGAGCAAATTAAGGGGCCGACCACCTGGTGACAAAGAATCTGAGAAGCAAATAGAAGAGACCCTTGTCTCATTGAAATCTGTCTATGCAGACCAGGAATCCGAGGGGAATTTCTTAGAGGTGTTTCAGGGTCCCAATCTGAAAGCTTTCATAATTGGTGGGGGGCTAGTCCTATTTCAACAGGTAGGTCAACTTTGGGGCAATGAGTCTGTTCATAATTATGCTTTGTATATTTCCACTTTATTCATGTTAAACTGAAGGAATATGGAGAATTTTTTCTGCTTTTTGTCTGATTAGTCTCATTATTAAAATAGATAACAGGTCAACCAAGTGTTCTGTATTATGCAGGCCCAATTCTTCAGGTACCAAATCCTTATATTCATCTCTACCTTAGTGACTGAAATTTGTTCTTTTCCATCTTGCTTACATCATATATATTCTGTCATTTATATCTAGAGTGCTGGATTTTCTGCTGCATCTGATGCTACAAAAGTTTCAGTTGTTATTGGCCTATTCAAGGTATACCTATTTAAACTTGTCCTTCCAAGGAAGAGAGATCATTTTGTGACactgatgataatttttttgtgattgATGAGCTTGTAGTTACTAATGACTTGGATTGCTGTCCTAAAAGTTGATGATTTGGGGAGAAGACCTCTGCTGATTGGAGGTGTCAGTGGCATTGTAGGAATTCCATCACAATTTAAACTAACAGATTCTTACTATGCTGCAACTTGTC harbors:
- the LOC100812540 gene encoding transcription initiation factor IIA large subunit yields the protein MAASSTSQVYIQVIDDVMIKVRDEFVNNGGPGDEVLKELQSIWESKMLQAGAIVGPIERSGAPKPTPGGPITPVHDLNMPYEGTEEYETPTAEMLFPPTPLQTPLQTPLPGTVDNSMYNIPTGPSDYPSAGNEPGENNEIKGGRPGPYMQPPPWTSQNQNQRAPLDVNVAYVEGRDAAERGASNQPLTQDFFMSSGKRKRDEIASQYNAGGYIPQQDGAGDADSQIFEIEVYGGGISIDAGHSTSNGKMPAHSDRPASQIPQFDGPIPYDDDVVSTPNMYNYGVFNEDYNIANTPASSDVPASTPAPVAQNEVDEEDDDDDEPLNENDDDDDLDDLDQGEDQNTHHLVLAQFDKVTRTKSRWKCTLKDGIMHINNKDILFNKATGEFEF
- the LOC100809316 gene encoding D-xylose-proton symporter-like 3, chloroplastic — encoded protein: MASTSLFNFRLPLFNFNPLHHRRIKRPKSLLSSPRNSPRLVSSINDHLALTRVTYPLLQSHSAPKRRFHVGVQKEYSDGESSESIVSDATYQEEFSWSSVVLPFLFPALGGLLFGYDIGATSGATISLQSPELSGISWFNLSAIQLGLVVSGSLYGALLGSLVAFAIADFLGRKKQLITAALLYLFGGVITAYAPELGVLLAGRLIYGLGIGLAMHGAPLYIAETCPSQIRGTLVSLKELFIVLGILLGYFVGSFLIETVGGWRFMYGFSAPVAVLMGLGMWTLPNSPRWLLLRAVQGKGSFQDLKEQAIASLSKLRGRPPGDKESEKQIEETLVSLKSVYADQESEGNFLEVFQGPNLKAFIIGGGLVLFQQITGQPSVLYYAGPILQSAGFSAASDATKVSVVIGLFKLLMTWIAVLKVDDLGRRPLLIGGVSGIALSLVLLSAYYKFLGGFPLVAVGALLLYVGCYQISFGPISWLMVSEVFPLRTRGKGISLAVLTNFASNAVVTFAFSPLKEFLGAENLFLLFGAIATLSLLFIIFSVPETKGMSLEDIESKILK